ACGCCGTCGTCGCCGCCCTCGCGCCGCCCGGCGGCACTGGCCGCTATCTCGCCGTTTTCGGCACCAGTTGGGGCCTCGCCGGGATCGCCGCCCCGCTCGTAGGCACGCAACTCCTCGAACGGGCCGGCCCCGGCGCCCTGTGGACCGCGATGGCCCTCGCCGGCCTCCTGCTCGCCGTCGTACAGCCCGCTGTAGTCAGGGAGACCGCGCGACCCCGTCGCCCGCCCCTGGAGCACCTGCCGTCGAAGTAGCGGCAGCCCCGCGCCCGGTCCGGGTGGATTTGCTCTGGTCACGCGACGGTAGACGGTTCATGCGCGTCGGGTAACAGACCTGGATCACGTGTGAACTTACTGATCAGTACGGTCAGAATAACCGTGTCGTGAACAGTGTCCGGTCCGTGAGGACCGGCTTCGGGGGAGAGAGCACACCATGAACACGCAGACAGTCAGGGTCGGTCCAGTACGTCGAGGCCTCCGCGCCACCTTCACGGGAGCGGCCGTGGTGGCAGCCCTGCTGGCAGCCACCGCTTGCGATCCTTCCGACGGGGACAGCGCGGCCGCCGCGCCCTCCAAGTCCGCGTCGTCCGCCGCGAAGCCGTCGAAGAGCGCCGAGCCCTCTGGCGACTCCAGCACCGGTTCCGGTCAGGACGGCGGCCCTACGGGCAGCGGCACCGGCTCCGGCACCCCGGACTGCAGGTCCATCGACCTCACCACCGACGTCGAGCTCCAGGACGCGGCGGGCGAGACTCCCCGGCACTTCCTGCTCACCGTCACCAACGGCCTGCGGACGCGGTGCGCCCTCAACGATGCGCCGATCCTGCGGCTCGGGGCCGGCAACACCGCTGACATCGTCGAGACGCTCGGAGAGCCGGACTCCGAACCCGTCATCGTCGAAGGAGGCGGCAAGGCGTACGCCGGTCTGTACATCTTCGGCAACGACGAAGGTGGCGAGGCGGAGTACGACCAGTCGGACCGGTTCACCGCGACTCTGGTCGCCCACGACGGCACCGAGTGGGGCGGCACCCTCATCTTCGACCTGCCCGGCAAGCTCAAGTCCGTCTCGTACGACAAGGCGGCACGCGTGAACGGATGGGCCGGTACCGAAGGCCTGGCCATGCGACCGATCACCATGCTCTGAGCATGCGGTTGCGCGTGTCGGCGTACGCCGTTGCCGTAGTGGGTGAGCAGATCCTGCTCACCCGACTCGCGGACAGCTCACCGGTGTTCGAGCCCGGGCTCTGGCATCTGCCCGGCGGTGGCATCGACCCCGGCGAGCAGCCGTACGAGGCGCTGGAGCGGGAGCTGATGGAGGAGACCGGGCTCGAGGTGGAGGAGGCCCGGCTCGTGGAGTCGCGGGCGTACTCCGCTCATCGGCTCGGTGTCAGCTGGCAGTTGGTCGGGCTCTTCTACCGGGTTCGGCTCAGGGCCGGGGCGCCCGCCGTCGTCAAGGCTGACGATTCCACTTCGGCTGTTGCGTGGATGGACATGGCCGGCCTGCGGAGCTCCATGCTCTCGCCGGCCGCGATCGACGGGCTGGCGTTGGCGAGGGACGCCGGGCCGTGAAGGGGCCGGCGTCCCCCGCCCGCCGTTCAGGGCCGGATCAGGTCTGGCACTGGCTCGTGGCCGCCGACGACCAGTTGCTCCAGGGGCCTCCGACGACCTGGGCGTGTACGCGGATATCGACCCTGTGGGGCGCGCACACCCGCGTCGTTGAACCCACTTCGATGGGGCCGAGCGTCTGGTGCGCCGCTACCAGGGTGCGGCCCATGCCCACTCGGGTCCAGCTGCGGCCCTTGTCGGCGCTCGCGTACGCCTCGTAATTGACGTTGAAAGCCCTGGGGCCGGTGTTGTGCAGCTGGATGTACGCCGAAATGTCCCGCGTGGGGAAGGGGCCGAGGCTTCCCCGCTGGGCGCTGATGCAGCCGCTGAGGGCCAGGCGGCCGGTCGACGTGCTTCCGCCGCAGGCGATTCCTGCGGCGTGCGCGTCGGCGGGGAGCGTCAGCAGGGCGAGCGCGGCTGCGCCCAGGACCGTTCCGAGACGTCTCAAATGCACTGGCGCGTCCTTTCGTTGGGTGTGGCCCGCGATCTGCGGTCCGAAGGGAAACCTGGCTGGCTTCGGGGGAGGGCATGCGGTTCCGGGGAGCTTTTCACCCGAATTGGTGTGGATCGCGCATTACGGGTGAGGGGTAGGGGGTCGGTCTCGCGTCGTACCGCCGCCCGGCTCGAGGGCTGGTCCTGAAGCGGTCGCGTACCGGCTCGGGGGCCTTGCCGCGGGTGTGCGGCGGGCCGAGTGTGGGGGCGCTGGTCGCCGTACGCAGAGGGGGCTCGATCACCGTGGCTGTGACGCCGGAGGCCGATGAGGTCGGGCTCGATCTTCCTGAACTGCCCATCGCTGCAGGCTCGTTCGAGGCCGAGCGCCTGGAGCGCAAGCGTCAGCTCGCGCTCGCCCTGCGGATCTTCGGGCGCTACGGCTACGACGAGGGCATCGCCGGGCATGTGACGGCCAGGGACCCGGAGTTCCCGGAGCGGTTCTGGGTGAATCCGTACGCCGTCCACTTCTCCCGCATCCGGGTCAGCGATCTGCTGCTGATCGATGAGGCGGGCCACGTGGTGGAGGGGGAGCGGCGTACGAACAAGGCCGCCTTCTGGATCCACTCCGCGATCCACCGCGCCCGGCCCGACGTCGTCGCCGTGGCCCACGCCCACACGATCCACGGGCGGGCCTTCGCCTCGCTCGACCAGCTCCTCGCGCCGATCGTCCAGGAGTCCTGTGCCTTCTACGACGATCATGTGCTGTTCGACGAGTACCGCGGGCTGGTGGTCGAGGAGGGGGAGGGCGTACGGATTGCGGATCGACTGGGCAGCCGGCGGGGCGCCATCCTGCGCCACCACGGGCTGCTCACCGTGGGGCGGTCCGTGGCGGAGGCGGCGTGGTGGTTCGTGACCATGGACCGGGCATGCCAGATGCAGTTGCTGGCCGAGGCGGCGGGGAGTCCGCGGCGGATGAGCGACGAGGAGGCCGGGCTGGCTCATCGGCAGTTCGGGAACGCGAACATGGCGCGTCATAACTTCCAGATCCTTGGGGATCTCGTGCGTGAGCGTGAGCCTGACGTTCTGGACTGATGGGGCAGTGCGTTCAAAAATAATGCAAGCACGCTTGCTTGTTTTGGTGGGCGCTGCCATGCTCCGGGGCACGCCGTCGTGCCCGCCGGAGGGAGCGCACCGTGTCCGATGCAGCAGCCGTATCCGTACTTGATGACCTGAGGGACGAAGGGGTCGAACTCGACCTGCTGGTCGCCGGGTTGACCGAGCGGGACTGGGCGTTGGACACGCCTGCCGCCGGGTGGACCATCTCTCACCAGATCGCCCATCTCGCCTGGACCGACGCCGCCTCGCTGCTGGCCGCGACCGACGCCGATGCCTTTGCGGGGGAGGTCGAGAAGGCGCTTGCCGCGCCTGAGTCCTTCGTGGACGAGGGGGCCGAGGCAGGGGCCCTGCTGCCGGTCGGTGAGTTGCTGTCATGGTGGCGTGACGGGCGGGAGCAGCTTCAAGTCGCCTTGCGAGAGGCTCCTGTTGGGGTGAGGTTTCCCTGGTACGGGCCGCCGATGAGTGTCGCCTCCATGGCCACCGGGCGGCTCATGGAGACCTGGGCCCACGGGCAGGACATCGCCGATGCGGTGGGTGTGCCGAGGGAGCCGACCGCCCGGCTGCGGCATGTGGCGCGGATCGGGGTGCGGGCTCGGGACTTTGCCTTTGGGGTGCGGGGGTTGAGTGCGCCGGGGGAGGAGTTTCGCGTTGAACTGGTCGGGCCCGGCGGGGAGTTGTGGGCCTACGGGCCTGAGGGGGCCGGCCAGCGGGTGAGTGGGCCCGCCCTTGATTTCTGTCTGCTGGTGACCCAGCGCGCGCATCGCCATGACCTGGCGCTGCGCGCCGAGGGCGCCGACGCCGACCAGTGGCTCGACATCGCGCAGGCCTTCGCCGGGCCCGCGGGGGCCGGGCGCGCGCCCAAGACCCAGGGGGCGTAGGGCTGTGGTGCTGCGGATCGGGAACGCGTCCGGGTTCTACGGGGATCGCTTCGACGCCATGCAGGAGATGCTCACCGGGGGGCCGTTGGATGTGCTCACCGGGGACTATCTCGCCGAGCTGACCATGCTGATTCTGGGGCGTGACCGGCTGAAGGATCCCCGGACCGGGTACGCCAAGACCTTTCTGCGGCAGATGGAGGAAGGGCTCGGGCTCGCGCAGGAACGGGGCGTGCGGATCGTCGCCAACGCGGGCGGGCTCAATCCGACTGGACTCGCCGATGCGGTACGGGAGTTGAGTGCTCGGGTCGGGGTTCCTGTGCGGGTCGGGTGGGTTGAGGGCGATGAGTTTGCACTGCCGGACGGGGCGTTGACCGCCAACGCGTATCTCGGCGGGGGCGGCATTGCTGCGTGTCTGCGGGGCGGCGCCGAGGTGGTCGTCACCGGGCGTGTGACCGATGCGGCTCTGGTGAGCGGGCCTGCTGCCTGGCACTTCGGGTGGGGACCTGAGGATTTTGATCAGCTGGCGGGGGCTGTTGTCGCCGGGCACGTGCTGGAGTGCGGGACCCAGGCCACTGGGGGGAATTACTCGTTCTTCGCTGGGCATGACGTGCGGCGGCCCGGGTTTCCTCTGGCTGAGGTGCATGGGGACGGCTCTTGCGTCATTACCAAGCATCCCGGCACGGGGGGTGTTGTTGATGTGGGGACCGTTACCGCTCAGCTTCTGTACGAGACCGGGGGCGCGCGGTACGCCGGGCCCGACGTGACCGCTCGGCTCGACACCGTGCGGCTGGAGGCCGACGGGGTCGACCGGGTCCGGATATCCGGGGTGCGCGGTGAGGCGCCGCCGCCTCAGTTGAAGGCGGGGATCACCCGGATCGGGGGGTGGCGCAACGAGGTTGTGTTCGTGCTGACCGGGCTTGAGGTGGAGCGCAAGGCGGAGTTGGTGCGGGCGCAGGTCGAGGACGCCTTCGGCTCCAAGGGGCCTGCGGACGTGAAGTGGGAGCTCGTACGGACCGATCGGGCCGACGCCGACAGTGAGGAGTGCGCCAGTGCGCTGCTGCGGCTGGTGGTGCGGGATGCCGATGCGGAGGCCGTGGGGCGGGTGGTGAGCGGGGCTGCGATCGAGCTCGCGCTGGGGAGTTACCCCGGGTTCCATGTGACGGCTCCGCCGGGGAAGGGGGCTCCTTACGGGGTCTTCTCGGCGGTGGGGGTTGAGCGGGGTGATGTGGCTTCTGTTGCCGTACTGCCTGATGGCGAGCGGGTGTTGGTGCCCTCCGATGGTGTACGGACTCGGGGGCTGGAGGGCGTTGAGGAGCCTGCGCTGCCGGAGTGGGTGGGGGACGGGCCCACCCGGCGGGTGCCGCTCGGGACTGTCGTCGGGGCTCGGAGCGGGGACAAGGGCGGGGACGTGAATGTGGGGGTGTGGGTGCGGGGGGATGCGGAGTGGGGGTGGCTGGTGCATTCGCTGACCGTGGAGCGGTTCTGTGAGCTGCTGCCGGAGGTGGGCGGGTTGAAGGTTGTGCGGCATGTGCTGCCCAATCTGCGGGCCTTGAACTTTGTGGTGGAGGGGTTGTTGGGGGAGGGGGTCGCTTCGCAGGCGCGGTTCGATCCTCAGGGGAAGGGGATGGGGGAGTGGTTGCGGTCGCGGGTCGTTGAGGTGCCGGTTGCGCTGGTGGGGGCGGGGTGAGTCTGCGCCGCCGCTGCGCGGGGCAGTTCCCCGATCCCGCCCCTTCCCGAAACTGTGGGCTTCGCCCCCAGACCCCCTTGCCAGGGGTGGGGCGAACGGGGGCTGCGCACCCCGGGCCCCGCTTTGCGGGGCTTCGCCCCTGCCCCCCCGTAAGCGACCTTCGGCCGCTTGTCCTCAATCGCCGGACGGGCTGGAAATGCCCGGGTGGGGCGAACGGGGGCTGCGCGCCCCGGACCCCGCTTGCGGGGGCTTCGCCCCCTGCGCCCCCGCACGCGACCTTCGGCCGCGTGTCCTCAAACGCCGGACGGGCTGGAAATGCCCGGGCGGCGAGAACCCGGACGGGCTGATTTTCCCCAGAGGAGACCGCACCCCATGACCACCCTCCCCACCACCCTCGACCCCACCTCCCCCGACTACACCTCCGCCCGCGCCGCCATGCTCACCAAGCTCACCGAGCTCGACGCCGAGCACGCCAAAGCCCTCGCCGGCGGCGGCGAGAAATACACCACCCGCCACCACGACCGCGGCAAACTCCTCGCCCGCGAGCGCATCGAGCTCCTCCTCGACCCCGACACCCCCTTCCTCGAACTCTCCCCGCTCGCCGCCTGGGGCAGCGAGTACGCCGTCGGAGCCGCCATGGTCACCGGCATCGGTACCGTCGAAGGCGTCGAGTGCATGATCACCGCCAACGACCCCACCGTCCGCGGCGGCGCCTCCAACCCCTGGACCCTCAAAAAAGCCTTCCGGGCCCATGAGATCGCCCTCGCCAATCGCCTCCCCTCCATCAGCCTCGTCGAGTCCGGCGGCGCCGATCTCCCCTCCCAGAAGGAGATCTTCATCCCCGGCGGCGCTCTCTTCCGCGACATCACCCGGCTCTCCGCCGCCGGCATCCCCACCGTCGCCGTCGTCTTCGGCAACTCCACCGCCGGCGGCGCCTACGTCCCCGGCATGTCCGACCACGTCGTCATGATCAAGGAGCAGTCGAAGGTCTTCCTCGGCGGCCCGCCCCTCGTGAAGATGGCCACCGGCGAGGAGAGCGACGACGAGTCCCTCGGCGGTGCCGAGATGCACGCCCGTACCTCAGGGCTCGCCGACTACTTCGCCCTCGACGAGTACGACGCAGTCCGCCAGGCCCGCCGCATCGTCGCCCGCCTCAACCACCGCAAGGCGCACCCCGCTCCGGACGTCATACCCGCACCTCCCAAGCACGACCAGGACGAACTCCTCGGCATCGTCCCCTCCGACCTCCGCACCCCCTTCGACCCCCGCGAGGTCATCGCCCGTATCGTCGACGCCTCCGACTTCGACGAGTTCAAGCCCCTCTACGGCACCAGCCTCGTCACCGGCTGGGCCGAGCTCCACGGCTATCCCGTCGGCATCCTCGCCAACGCCCAGGGCGTCCTCTTCTCCGCCGAGTCGCAGAAGGCCGCCCAGTTCATCCAGCTCGCCAACCAGCGCGACATCCCCCTCCTCTTCCTCCACAACACCACCGGCTACATGGTCGGCAAGGAGTACGAGCAGGGCGGCATCATCAAACACGGCGCCATGATGATCAACGCCGTCTCCAACTCCCGCGTCCCGCACCTCTCCGTCCTCCTCGGCGCGTCCTACGGCGCCGGGCACTACGGCATGTGCGGCCGCGCCTACGACCCCCGCTTCCTCTTCGCCTGGCCCAGCGCCAAGTCCGCCGTCATGGGGCCCCAGCAACTCGCCGGAGTCCTCTCGATCGTCGCCCGCGCCTCCGCCATCGCCAAGGGGCAGCCCTACGACGACGAGGCCGACGCCGCCCTCCGCGCCATGGTCGAGCAGCAGATCGAGTCCGAGTCCCTCCCCATGTTCCTTTCCGGGCGGCTGTACGACGACGGAGTCATCGACCCCCGCGACACCCGCACCGTCCTCGGCCTGTGCCTGTCCGCCATCCACACCGCACCGGTCGAGGGCGCCCGCGGCGGCTTCGGCGTCTTCCGGATGTGAGGAGCCTCCACGTGATCAACTCCCTGCTCATCGCCAACCGCGGCGAGATCGCCTGCCGTATCGCCCGCACCTGCCGCGACCTCGGCATCACCACCGTCGCCGTCCACTCCGACCCGGACGCCGACGCCCTCCACACCCGGACCGCCGACACCGCCGTACGGCTCCCGGGCGCCACCCCCGCCGACACCTATCTCCGCGCCGACCTCGTCGTGAAAGCCGCCCTCGCCGCCGGCGCGGACGCCGTCCACCCCGGCTACGGCTTCCTCTCCGAGAACGCCGACTTCGCCCGCGCCGTCACCGACGCCGGACTGATATGGATCGGGCCGCCACCCGCAGCCATCGAAGCCATGGCCTCCAAGACCCGCGCCAAGCAGCTCATGGGGATCGAACCCCTCACCGACGTCACCGCCGACGACCTGCCCGTCCTCGTCAAGGCCGCCGCCGGCGGCGGCGGGCGCGGCATGCGCGTCGTGCGGGAACTCGGGCGGCTGAAGGAGGAGTTGGAGGCCGCCCGTGCCGAAGCCGCTTCCGCCTTCGGCGACGGGGAAGTCTTTGTCGAGCCCTTCATCGAAGGCGGCCGTCACGTCGAAGTCCAGATCATGGCCGACGCGTACGGCACCGTCTGGGCGCTCGGCACCCGCGACTGCTCCCTCCAGCGCCGCCACCAGAAAGTTATCGAGGAGGCCCCCGCCCCCGGGCTCCCGGACAACCTTCTCGACGACCTCCACGCCCTGGCCGTACAGGCCGCCAGCGCCACCGGCTACCTCGGCGCGGGCACCGTCGAGTTCCTCGTCACCTCCGACGGTCGCGCCCATTTCCTGGAGATGAACACCCGCCTCCAGGTCGAACACCCCGTCACCGAGGCCGTGTTCGGCCTTGACCTCGTCGCCCTCCAGATCCGCATCGCCGAGGGCCACTGGCTCGACGACACCCCACCCGCCCCCCACGGTCACGCCGTCGAGGCCCGCCTCTACGCCGAGGACCCCGCCCGCGCCTGGACCCCCCAGACCGGCACCCTCCACCGCATCGCCGTACCTGGTGACGGCATCCGCCTGGACACCGGATTCGCCGACGGCGACACCGTCTCCGTCCACTACGACACCATGCTCGCCAAGGTCGTCGCCCACGCCCCGACCCGCGCCGAGGCCGTCCGCAAGCTCGCCGCCGCCCTGGAACGCGCCACGCTCCACGGGCCCGTCACCAACCGCGACCTGCTCGTACGCTCCCTGCGCCACCCGGAGTTCGTGGCAGGCACCCCCGACACCGGCTTCTTCGATCGTCACCTTCACGCGCTCACCACCCCCGTCCCCGATCCCTGCGCACCCCTCGCCGCCGCCCTCGCCGACGCCGGCACCAGCCGTTCCCCCCACGGCGGCTGGCGCAACCTGCACTCCCAGCCGCAGACCAAGCGCTACCGCACCGAGCCCGACGGCACCGAACACGAAGTCCGCTACCGCCACACCCGCGACGGACTCACCGCCGACGGTGTACGGGTCATACGCGCCACCCCCACCCTCGTCGTCCTCGAAGTCGACGGCGTCCAGCGCCCGTTCACCGTCACCACCCACCCCGGCAGCGACCGCGTCTACGTCAACGCCACCACCCTCACCCCCCTCTCCCGCTTCCCCGACCCCGCCTCCCAGCAGGCCCCCGGGTCCCTGCTCGCCCCCATGCCAGGAACCGTAGTACGCACCATTGACATCGCCGTCGGAGACCACGTCACCGCAGGTCAGCCGCTTCTCTGGCTGGAGGCCATGAAGATGGAGCACAAGATCACCGCCCCCGCCTCCGGCACCCTCACCGCGCTCCACGCCACCCCCGGCCTCCAGGTCGAGGTCGGCACCCTGCTCGCCGTCGTACAGGAAGCCCAGGAAGCACAGGAGGAACCGAAGTCATGAGCACCGTCCTCGAAACCCCCGAACTCACCGCCCTCCGCGCCGCCGTCTCCGCCCTCGGCAAGCGCCACGCCGGCTCCGGCACTCCCCGCGACTACGACCGCGCCGGCCTCTGGTCCGAAGCCGCCAAGCTCGGCTACCTCGGCGTCAACCTCCCCACCGAGTACGGCGGCGGAGGCGGTGGCATAGCCGAACTCTCCCTCGTCCTCGAAGAGTTGGGCGCCGCAGGCTGCCCCCTCCTCATGATGGTCGTGTCCCCCGCCATCTGCGGCACCGTCATCGCCCGCTTCGGCACCGACGACCAGAAGCAGCAGTGGCTCCCCGGCCTCGCCGACGGCACCCTCACCATGGCCTTCGGCATCACCGAACCCGACGCCGGCTCCAACTCCCACCGCATCACCACCACAGCCCGCCGCGACCCCTCAACAGGTGACTGGCTCCTCACCGGCCGCAAAGTCTTCATCTCCGGCGTCGACATCGCCGACGCCACCCTCATCGTCGGCCGCACCGAAGACTCCCGCACCGGCCGCCTCAAGCCCTGCCTCTTCATCGTCCCCCGCGACGCCCCCGGATTCCAGCGCTCCCAAATCGACATGGAACTCGCCGCCCACGAGAAGCAGTTCGAGCTCACCCTCGACGACGTACGCCTCCCCGCCGAAGCCCTCGTCGGCGACGAGGACGCCGGCCTCCTCCAGCTCTTCGCCGGACTCAACCCCGAGCGCATCATGACCGCCGCCTTCGCGATCGGCATGGGCCGCTACGCCCTCACCAAAGCCATCTCCTACGCACAGACCCGCCAAGTCTGGAAGGAGCCCATCGGCTCCCACCAGGCCATCGCCCATCCCCTCGCCCAGGCCCACATCGAGCTCGAACTCGCCCGCCTGATGATGCAGAAGGCCGCCGCCCTCTACGACGCGGGCGACGACCTCGGCGCCGGCGAAGCCGCCAACATGGCCAAGTACGCCGCCGCTGAAGCCTGCGTCAAAGCCGTCGACCAGTCCGTCCACACCCTCGGCGGCAACGGCCTCACCCGCGAGTACGGGCTCGCCTCCCTCATCACAGCCGCCCGTGTGGCCCGCATAGCCCCCGTCAGCCGCGAGATGATCCTCAACTTCATCTCCCACCAGTCCCTGGGTCTCCCCAAGTCGTACTGACAGACGCGATCCTGACGCTTACTCACCCACACCGCGCAAAGGGGCTGTCATGGTGTTCCGCAGCGAGTACGCAGATGTCCCGCCCGTCCACGCGCCCATCCACGAGGCGGTCCTCGGCCGCGCCCACGAGTACGGCGACACCCCCGCCCTCATCGACGCCGCGACCGGCATCACCCTCACCTACGCCGAACTCGACGCCACCCACCGCCGCACCGCCGCAGCCCTCGCCGAGGCGGGCGTCCGCAAGGGCGACGTCCTGGCTCTGCACAGCCCCAACACCATCGCCTACCCCGTCGTCTTCTACGCCGCCTCCCGCGCCGGCGCCTCGGTCACCACGGTCCATCCCCTCGCCACGGCGGAGGAGTTCGCGAAACAGCTCGCCGACTCCTCCGCCCGCTGGATCGTGACGATCTCGCCGCTCCTCGAAATAGCCCGCAGGGCAGCCGAGTTGGTCGGCGGCATCGAGGAGATCTTCGTCTGCGACCGCCCCGAGGACCTCTCCTCCGACGGCCCCGTCCCCGACGTCCTGATCGACCCGGCCAACGACATCGCCGCCCTCCCGTACTCCTCCGGCACCACGGGCACCCCCAAGGGCGTCATGCTCACCCACACCTCCATCGCCACCAACCTGGAGCAGATGCGCCCCCTCGCCCCCATGAACCCGGGCGACCGCATCCTCGCCGTCCTCCCCTTCTTCCACATCTACGGCCTCACCGCCCTCATGAACGCGCCCCTCCGCTGCGGCGCGACCGTCGTCGTCCTCCCGCGCTTCGACCTGGAGCAGTTCCTCGCCACCATCGAGCGCCACCGCATCACCGGCCTCTACGTGGCGCCCCCGATCGTCCTCGCCCTCGCCAAGCACCCGGCCGTCACCCAGTACGACCTCTCCTCGCTCGACTACATCGTGAGCGCCGCAGCCCCCCTCGACTCGGCGCTCGCAGCGGCCTGTTCGCAGCGACTGAACCTCCCGCCGGTCCGCCAGGCGTACGGAATGACGGAACTGTCACCCGGCACGCACATCGTGCCGCTCGACGCGCAGAACCCGCCCCCCGGCGCCGTCGGCAAACTCGTCCCCTCCACCGAGATGCGCATCCTGTCCCTCGACGACCCGTCGAAGGACGCCGCCCCCGGCGAGGAGGGCGAGGTCGCGATCCGCGGCCCCCAGGTCATGAAGGGCTACCTCAACCGGCCCTCCGAGACCGCCGACATGATCGACGCCGACGGGTGGGTCCACACGGGCGACGTCGGCCGCGTCGACGGCGACGGCTGGCTGTTCGTCGTCGACCGCGTCAAGGAACTCATCAAGTACAAGGGCTACCAAGTCGCCCCCGCCGAACTCGAAGCGCTCCTCCTCACCCACCCCCTGATCGCGGACGCGGCGGTCATCGGCGTGTACGACGACGAGGGCACCGAGCTCCCCAAGGCGTACGTCGTCCTCCAGCCCGGCGCGCACCTCACCGCCGACGACGTGATGACGTACACGGCCGAACGCGTCGCCCCGTACAAGAAGATCCGCCGCGTCGAGTTCATCGGGGGCGTCCCGCGCGCCGCCTCCGGCAAGATCCTCCGCCGCCAACTCAGGGACAAGGCATGACAGTTGTACGTACGGGAACCGAGCGCGGGGTCACCCGCCTCACGCTCGACTCCCCGCAGAACCGCAACGCGCTCTCCACCACCCTGGTCGCCGAACTGACCCAGGCGCTCAAGGCCGCGGAAGGGGACGACGACACCCGAGCCGTCGTCCTCACCCACACCGGCACCACCTTCTGCGCGGGCGCCGACCTCAAGTCGCTCCTCGACCCGGAGGCCTTCGTC
The sequence above is drawn from the Streptomyces sp. NBC_01465 genome and encodes:
- a CDS encoding DUF4232 domain-containing protein; this encodes MNTQTVRVGPVRRGLRATFTGAAVVAALLAATACDPSDGDSAAAAPSKSASSAAKPSKSAEPSGDSSTGSGQDGGPTGSGTGSGTPDCRSIDLTTDVELQDAAGETPRHFLLTVTNGLRTRCALNDAPILRLGAGNTADIVETLGEPDSEPVIVEGGGKAYAGLYIFGNDEGGEAEYDQSDRFTATLVAHDGTEWGGTLIFDLPGKLKSVSYDKAARVNGWAGTEGLAMRPITML
- a CDS encoding acetyl/propionyl/methylcrotonyl-CoA carboxylase subunit alpha; translation: MINSLLIANRGEIACRIARTCRDLGITTVAVHSDPDADALHTRTADTAVRLPGATPADTYLRADLVVKAALAAGADAVHPGYGFLSENADFARAVTDAGLIWIGPPPAAIEAMASKTRAKQLMGIEPLTDVTADDLPVLVKAAAGGGGRGMRVVRELGRLKEELEAARAEAASAFGDGEVFVEPFIEGGRHVEVQIMADAYGTVWALGTRDCSLQRRHQKVIEEAPAPGLPDNLLDDLHALAVQAASATGYLGAGTVEFLVTSDGRAHFLEMNTRLQVEHPVTEAVFGLDLVALQIRIAEGHWLDDTPPAPHGHAVEARLYAEDPARAWTPQTGTLHRIAVPGDGIRLDTGFADGDTVSVHYDTMLAKVVAHAPTRAEAVRKLAAALERATLHGPVTNRDLLVRSLRHPEFVAGTPDTGFFDRHLHALTTPVPDPCAPLAAALADAGTSRSPHGGWRNLHSQPQTKRYRTEPDGTEHEVRYRHTRDGLTADGVRVIRATPTLVVLEVDGVQRPFTVTTHPGSDRVYVNATTLTPLSRFPDPASQQAPGSLLAPMPGTVVRTIDIAVGDHVTAGQPLLWLEAMKMEHKITAPASGTLTALHATPGLQVEVGTLLAVVQEAQEAQEEPKS
- a CDS encoding acyl-CoA carboxylase subunit beta; translated protein: MTTLPTTLDPTSPDYTSARAAMLTKLTELDAEHAKALAGGGEKYTTRHHDRGKLLARERIELLLDPDTPFLELSPLAAWGSEYAVGAAMVTGIGTVEGVECMITANDPTVRGGASNPWTLKKAFRAHEIALANRLPSISLVESGGADLPSQKEIFIPGGALFRDITRLSAAGIPTVAVVFGNSTAGGAYVPGMSDHVVMIKEQSKVFLGGPPLVKMATGEESDDESLGGAEMHARTSGLADYFALDEYDAVRQARRIVARLNHRKAHPAPDVIPAPPKHDQDELLGIVPSDLRTPFDPREVIARIVDASDFDEFKPLYGTSLVTGWAELHGYPVGILANAQGVLFSAESQKAAQFIQLANQRDIPLLFLHNTTGYMVGKEYEQGGIIKHGAMMINAVSNSRVPHLSVLLGASYGAGHYGMCGRAYDPRFLFAWPSAKSAVMGPQQLAGVLSIVARASAIAKGQPYDDEADAALRAMVEQQIESESLPMFLSGRLYDDGVIDPRDTRTVLGLCLSAIHTAPVEGARGGFGVFRM
- a CDS encoding NUDIX hydrolase, which codes for MRLRVSAYAVAVVGEQILLTRLADSSPVFEPGLWHLPGGGIDPGEQPYEALERELMEETGLEVEEARLVESRAYSAHRLGVSWQLVGLFYRVRLRAGAPAVVKADDSTSAVAWMDMAGLRSSMLSPAAIDGLALARDAGP
- a CDS encoding TIGR03084 family metal-binding protein, with product MSDAAAVSVLDDLRDEGVELDLLVAGLTERDWALDTPAAGWTISHQIAHLAWTDAASLLAATDADAFAGEVEKALAAPESFVDEGAEAGALLPVGELLSWWRDGREQLQVALREAPVGVRFPWYGPPMSVASMATGRLMETWAHGQDIADAVGVPREPTARLRHVARIGVRARDFAFGVRGLSAPGEEFRVELVGPGGELWAYGPEGAGQRVSGPALDFCLLVTQRAHRHDLALRAEGADADQWLDIAQAFAGPAGAGRAPKTQGA
- a CDS encoding class II aldolase/adducin family protein; translated protein: MAVTPEADEVGLDLPELPIAAGSFEAERLERKRQLALALRIFGRYGYDEGIAGHVTARDPEFPERFWVNPYAVHFSRIRVSDLLLIDEAGHVVEGERRTNKAAFWIHSAIHRARPDVVAVAHAHTIHGRAFASLDQLLAPIVQESCAFYDDHVLFDEYRGLVVEEGEGVRIADRLGSRRGAILRHHGLLTVGRSVAEAAWWFVTMDRACQMQLLAEAAGSPRRMSDEEAGLAHRQFGNANMARHNFQILGDLVREREPDVLD
- a CDS encoding acyl-CoA dehydrogenase family protein translates to MSTVLETPELTALRAAVSALGKRHAGSGTPRDYDRAGLWSEAAKLGYLGVNLPTEYGGGGGGIAELSLVLEELGAAGCPLLMMVVSPAICGTVIARFGTDDQKQQWLPGLADGTLTMAFGITEPDAGSNSHRITTTARRDPSTGDWLLTGRKVFISGVDIADATLIVGRTEDSRTGRLKPCLFIVPRDAPGFQRSQIDMELAAHEKQFELTLDDVRLPAEALVGDEDAGLLQLFAGLNPERIMTAAFAIGMGRYALTKAISYAQTRQVWKEPIGSHQAIAHPLAQAHIELELARLMMQKAAALYDAGDDLGAGEAANMAKYAAAEACVKAVDQSVHTLGGNGLTREYGLASLITAARVARIAPVSREMILNFISHQSLGLPKSY
- a CDS encoding acyclic terpene utilization AtuA family protein; translated protein: MVLRIGNASGFYGDRFDAMQEMLTGGPLDVLTGDYLAELTMLILGRDRLKDPRTGYAKTFLRQMEEGLGLAQERGVRIVANAGGLNPTGLADAVRELSARVGVPVRVGWVEGDEFALPDGALTANAYLGGGGIAACLRGGAEVVVTGRVTDAALVSGPAAWHFGWGPEDFDQLAGAVVAGHVLECGTQATGGNYSFFAGHDVRRPGFPLAEVHGDGSCVITKHPGTGGVVDVGTVTAQLLYETGGARYAGPDVTARLDTVRLEADGVDRVRISGVRGEAPPPQLKAGITRIGGWRNEVVFVLTGLEVERKAELVRAQVEDAFGSKGPADVKWELVRTDRADADSEECASALLRLVVRDADAEAVGRVVSGAAIELALGSYPGFHVTAPPGKGAPYGVFSAVGVERGDVASVAVLPDGERVLVPSDGVRTRGLEGVEEPALPEWVGDGPTRRVPLGTVVGARSGDKGGDVNVGVWVRGDAEWGWLVHSLTVERFCELLPEVGGLKVVRHVLPNLRALNFVVEGLLGEGVASQARFDPQGKGMGEWLRSRVVEVPVALVGAG